From a single Alloactinosynnema sp. L-07 genomic region:
- the pcrA gene encoding DNA helicase PcrA: MEALFDLPAEVPAAAPRRRSAALLDDLNDQQRRAVEHIGSPLLVVAGAGSGKTRVLTRRVAYLLGERNVHPGQVMAITFTNKAAAEMKERVADLVGRRANAMWVSTFHSMCVRVLRREAKTLGMTSSFSIYDADDSRRLITLVARDIDLDPKRYPARTLSIHISNLKNELIGPEKAATMAANDLERRVAEVYTEYQRRLGQANAMDFDDLIMRTVELLQGFPDVAEHYHRRFRHVLVDEYQDTNHAQYTLVRELVGRGTDGLPPAELCVVGDADQSIYAFRGATIRNIVEFERDYPNATTVLLEQNYRSTQTILNAANAVISRNPDRRDKRLWTAMGDGEKIVAYVGDNEHDEASFVAQEIDRLVDAGIAHNGDVAVFYRTNNQSRVFEEIFIRLGLPYKVVGGVRFYERREVRDALAYLRVLANPEDTVSLRRILNVPRRGIGDRAEACVSTHADRERISFSAALNDAAVGKVALLNPRSQRAIAGFVELIDGLRRFVDDGQDVAEILDAVLDQTGYRAELEASDDPQDASRLENLTELVTVAREFTEGPADIPPPETTAGPEPGSLDAFLERVSLVADADQVPDPDDESGGMVTLMTLHTAKGLEYPVVFSTGWEDGIFPHMRALSDPVELAEERRLAYVGITRARERLYLSRAIVRSAWGQPMTNPASRFFDEIPPDLVDWRRMGPDRSSPTRATTWGSRAARGGTARPAPSRGWQDTPALTLDVGDRVNHDKYGLGTVVATDGNGPRATATIDFGTAGTIRLMLIGSVPLVKL; this comes from the coding sequence ATGGAAGCCCTTTTCGATCTCCCCGCCGAAGTCCCAGCCGCCGCGCCGCGCCGTCGGTCCGCCGCGCTGCTCGACGACCTCAACGACCAGCAGCGCCGCGCCGTGGAGCACATCGGCAGCCCGCTGCTCGTGGTCGCGGGCGCGGGCTCGGGCAAGACCAGGGTCCTGACGCGCCGCGTCGCCTATCTGCTTGGCGAGCGCAACGTGCACCCGGGCCAGGTCATGGCGATCACCTTCACCAACAAGGCCGCCGCCGAGATGAAGGAGCGCGTCGCCGACCTCGTTGGCCGCCGGGCCAACGCGATGTGGGTGTCGACCTTCCACTCGATGTGCGTGCGCGTGCTGCGCCGCGAGGCCAAGACGCTGGGGATGACGTCGAGCTTCTCCATCTACGACGCCGACGATTCGCGCAGGCTGATCACGCTCGTCGCCCGCGATATCGACCTCGATCCCAAGCGCTACCCCGCGCGCACGCTGTCGATCCACATCTCCAACCTCAAGAACGAGCTGATCGGCCCCGAGAAGGCCGCGACGATGGCGGCCAACGACCTCGAGCGCCGCGTCGCCGAGGTCTACACCGAGTACCAGCGCAGGCTCGGCCAGGCCAACGCGATGGACTTCGACGACCTGATCATGCGCACGGTTGAGCTCCTGCAAGGCTTCCCGGACGTCGCCGAGCACTACCACCGCCGCTTCCGGCACGTGCTGGTCGACGAATACCAGGACACCAACCACGCGCAATACACGTTGGTGCGTGAGCTGGTCGGCCGCGGCACCGACGGCCTGCCCCCCGCCGAGCTGTGCGTGGTGGGCGACGCCGACCAGTCGATCTATGCCTTCCGCGGCGCGACCATCCGCAACATCGTCGAGTTCGAGCGCGACTATCCGAACGCGACAACCGTTCTGCTGGAACAGAACTACCGCTCCACGCAGACCATCCTCAACGCCGCCAACGCGGTGATCTCCCGCAACCCGGACCGCCGCGACAAGCGCCTGTGGACCGCCATGGGCGACGGCGAGAAGATCGTCGCGTACGTCGGCGACAACGAGCACGACGAGGCGTCGTTCGTCGCCCAGGAGATCGACCGGCTGGTCGACGCGGGCATCGCGCACAACGGCGACGTCGCGGTCTTCTACCGCACCAACAACCAGTCCCGGGTGTTCGAGGAGATCTTCATCCGCCTCGGCCTGCCGTACAAGGTCGTCGGCGGCGTGCGCTTCTACGAGCGCCGCGAAGTCCGGGATGCCTTGGCGTACTTGAGAGTCCTGGCCAACCCGGAGGACACGGTCAGCCTCCGGCGTATCCTGAACGTCCCCCGCCGCGGCATCGGCGACCGCGCCGAGGCCTGCGTGTCGACGCACGCGGACCGCGAGCGCATCTCCTTCTCCGCCGCGCTGAACGACGCCGCCGTCGGCAAGGTCGCGCTGCTGAACCCGCGCTCCCAGCGCGCCATCGCGGGCTTCGTCGAGCTGATCGACGGCCTGCGCCGCTTCGTCGACGACGGCCAGGACGTCGCCGAGATCCTCGACGCCGTGCTCGACCAGACCGGCTACCGCGCCGAACTGGAGGCCAGCGACGACCCGCAGGACGCCTCCCGGCTGGAGAACCTGACCGAGCTGGTGACAGTCGCCCGCGAGTTCACCGAGGGCCCCGCCGACATCCCGCCCCCGGAGACCACCGCGGGCCCGGAACCGGGCTCCCTCGACGCCTTCCTCGAACGCGTCTCGCTGGTCGCCGACGCCGACCAGGTCCCCGACCCGGACGACGAGTCCGGCGGCATGGTCACCCTGATGACCCTGCACACGGCCAAGGGCCTGGAATACCCGGTCGTGTTCTCCACGGGCTGGGAAGACGGCATCTTCCCTCACATGCGCGCGCTGAGCGACCCGGTCGAGCTGGCCGAGGAACGCCGCCTCGCCTACGTCGGCATCACCCGAGCCCGCGAACGCCTCTACCTGTCGCGCGCGATCGTCCGCTCGGCCTGGGGCCAGCCGATGACCAACCCGGCCTCCCGCTTCTTCGACGAGATCCCCCCCGACCTCGTCGACTGGCGCCGGATGGGGCCGGACCGCTCCAGCCCGACCCGGGCTACGACGTGGGGATCCCGTGCGGCTCGGGGCGGCACCGCCCGTCCGGCACCGTCGCGTGGGTGGCAGGACACGCCCGCGTTGACGCTGGATGTGGGGGACCGGGTCAACCACGACAAGTACGGACTGGGGACGGTGGTCGCCACGGACGGCAACGGTCCCCGGGCGACGGCGACGATCGACTTCGGCACGGCGGGCACGATCCGGCTGATGCTCATCGGCAGCGTGCCGCTGGTGAAGCTGTAG
- a CDS encoding chorismate mutase, translating to MSENTTVKPGVELPAPEEVAELRKEIDDLDREILRLVKRRAEVSQTIGAARMAAGGPRIVVNREMDVVARYRELGPAGRTLAMALLDLGRGRLGR from the coding sequence ATGTCTGAGAACACGACCGTCAAGCCCGGTGTCGAACTGCCCGCCCCCGAAGAGGTCGCCGAACTGCGCAAGGAGATCGACGACCTCGACCGGGAGATCCTGCGCCTGGTGAAACGCCGGGCGGAGGTGTCCCAGACCATCGGGGCCGCGCGAATGGCCGCGGGCGGGCCCCGCATCGTGGTCAACCGCGAGATGGACGTGGTGGCCCGCTACCGCGAACTCGGCCCCGCGGGCCGCACCCTGGCAATGGCGCTGCTCGACCTGGGCCGCGGCAGGCTCGGCCGCTGA
- a CDS encoding serine/threonine-protein kinase, producing MSDEGRLVAGRYRLVERIGSGAMGVVWRAVDERLNRVVAIKKLLLPPGLPPDEADEAVARCLREGRIAARLHHPNAIAVFDVVDEDGVPCLIMEYLPSVSLAIALSDGGPMDPVEVARIGGAVAAALAAAHAAGIVHRDIKPGNILLGDDGSVKITDFGISRATDDVTVTKTGLIAGTPAYLAPEVAVGREPSTASDVFSLGSTLYAAAEGEPPFGLSENTLGLLHAVASGKINPPRRSGALTGVLISLLNTEPEDRPSAGRARDLLATVARGEEPNLPPILAEPDEATRLVIATDPSVARLSEPQVKSAKPLVFASAAVTAALAAGAWLVFGGDGAKPIDSPTTKVNNVPSMTITVTESETESPTAKTTTRTVHTTRSSPVTTTTVPSKSTTPTEPSDTPSSTPSNVSSSPSSPIPTTTTGSTDPTATRVTPVP from the coding sequence ATGAGCGACGAGGGCCGGCTGGTCGCCGGGCGCTACCGGCTGGTCGAACGCATCGGAAGCGGCGCCATGGGCGTCGTCTGGCGGGCGGTCGACGAGCGCCTGAACCGGGTCGTGGCGATCAAGAAGCTGCTGCTGCCGCCCGGTCTGCCGCCGGACGAGGCCGACGAGGCCGTCGCCCGCTGCCTGCGTGAGGGCCGCATCGCCGCCCGGCTGCACCACCCCAACGCCATCGCGGTCTTCGACGTGGTCGACGAGGACGGCGTGCCCTGTCTGATCATGGAGTACCTGCCGTCGGTCAGCTTGGCCATCGCGCTGTCCGACGGCGGCCCGATGGACCCGGTCGAGGTCGCCAGGATCGGCGGCGCCGTCGCCGCCGCGCTGGCCGCGGCCCACGCGGCCGGGATCGTGCACCGCGACATCAAGCCGGGGAACATCCTGCTCGGCGACGACGGCTCGGTGAAGATCACCGACTTCGGCATCTCCCGGGCCACCGACGACGTCACCGTCACCAAGACCGGCCTGATCGCGGGCACCCCGGCCTACCTGGCTCCCGAGGTGGCCGTCGGCCGTGAGCCGTCGACGGCCTCCGACGTCTTCTCCCTCGGCTCGACGCTCTACGCCGCGGCCGAGGGCGAGCCGCCGTTCGGGCTGTCGGAGAACACGCTGGGCCTGTTGCACGCGGTCGCCTCCGGCAAGATCAACCCGCCGAGGAGGTCCGGCGCGCTCACCGGCGTGCTGATCTCGCTGTTGAACACCGAGCCGGAGGACCGGCCGTCGGCGGGCCGGGCCCGCGACCTGCTGGCCACCGTGGCCCGCGGCGAGGAACCGAACCTGCCGCCGATCCTGGCCGAGCCCGACGAGGCCACCCGGCTGGTGATCGCCACCGACCCGTCGGTCGCGCGCCTGAGCGAGCCTCAGGTCAAGTCGGCCAAGCCGCTGGTGTTCGCCAGCGCGGCGGTGACCGCGGCGCTGGCCGCCGGCGCGTGGCTGGTGTTCGGCGGCGACGGCGCCAAGCCGATCGACAGCCCCACCACCAAGGTCAACAACGTGCCATCGATGACCATCACGGTGACCGAGTCCGAGACCGAGTCGCCGACGGCCAAGACCACCACGAGGACCGTGCACACGACCAGGTCGAGCCCGGTGACGACCACGACGGTGCCGAGCAAGTCGACCACGCCCACGGAGCCGAGCGACACGCCGTCGTCGACTCCGTCTAACGTTAGTTCGAGCCCGTCGTCGCCCATCCCGACCACGACCACGGGCAGCACGGACCCGACCGCGACACGGGTAACCCCTGTCCCGTGA
- a CDS encoding serine/threonine-protein kinase yields the protein MTDEPTLVAGRYRLGARIGSGAMGVVWQAHDERLHRTVAVKQLLSQPGLSADQAEEARQRAMREGRIAARLAHPNAITVYDVAEHDGEPWLIMEYLPSKSLATVLNEHEFLAPAEAARIGAQIAAALVAAHAAGIVHRDVKPANVLLGEDGTVKITDFGISRATGDVTVTATGMLAGTPAYLAPEVAKGEQPTSAADVFSLGSTLYTAVEGHSPFGLSENTLALLYAVAAGKVQPPRQAGPLTALLMQLLRADPTERPTMTAAREALAAVAAGKPLPSIALANQRTDPYPKPQGTPPPGTPIPGGPLPNTPPPGFPQQGMPQQGMPLGGPPPSPPMGTRLDARPFAEPLPSGPIRQQQPPQQRPPQPRPAQARSGPPRTPPGRKPAAASGKKDARSIVLTVLAIIGAALVGILVASLLTSNNTPKASGKTTTAVQPTTTKAATTTKTTTAEPTTTTTTTTTTTDGKPTDAEFHQALRDYYARLPGDADGAWAMLTERAQRKSGGYEAFKKFWASLNEVELQQVGGKDNHLEGNVRFTKDGKSVTERYTWTMVEADGVIKIDNFDRRGRVEGDNG from the coding sequence ATGACCGACGAGCCGACCCTGGTCGCCGGGCGCTACCGGCTCGGCGCCCGTATCGGCAGCGGGGCGATGGGCGTGGTGTGGCAGGCCCACGACGAGCGCCTCCACCGCACCGTCGCGGTCAAGCAGCTGCTCTCCCAGCCGGGCCTCAGCGCCGATCAGGCCGAGGAAGCCCGCCAGCGCGCCATGCGCGAGGGCCGCATCGCCGCCCGCCTGGCCCACCCGAACGCGATCACCGTCTACGACGTGGCCGAACACGACGGCGAACCGTGGCTGATCATGGAGTACCTGCCGTCGAAGAGCCTGGCGACGGTGCTCAACGAGCACGAGTTCCTGGCCCCCGCCGAGGCGGCCCGGATCGGCGCGCAGATCGCCGCCGCGCTGGTCGCCGCGCACGCGGCCGGGATCGTGCACCGTGACGTCAAGCCCGCCAACGTGCTGCTCGGCGAGGACGGCACGGTCAAGATCACCGACTTCGGCATCTCCCGGGCCACCGGCGACGTCACCGTCACCGCGACCGGCATGCTCGCGGGCACCCCGGCCTACCTGGCCCCGGAGGTGGCCAAGGGCGAGCAGCCGACCTCGGCGGCCGACGTGTTCTCGCTCGGCTCCACGCTCTACACCGCCGTCGAAGGCCACTCCCCGTTCGGGTTGAGTGAGAACACCCTCGCGCTGCTGTACGCCGTGGCCGCGGGCAAGGTCCAGCCGCCGCGGCAGGCGGGCCCGCTGACCGCGCTGCTGATGCAGCTGCTGCGCGCCGACCCGACCGAGCGGCCCACGATGACCGCCGCGCGGGAGGCGCTCGCCGCGGTCGCCGCGGGCAAGCCGCTGCCGTCGATCGCGCTGGCCAACCAGCGCACCGACCCGTATCCCAAGCCGCAGGGCACGCCCCCGCCGGGCACGCCGATTCCAGGCGGCCCGCTGCCGAACACCCCGCCGCCGGGTTTCCCGCAACAGGGCATGCCGCAGCAGGGCATGCCGCTGGGCGGCCCGCCGCCGAGCCCGCCGATGGGCACCCGGCTCGACGCGCGCCCGTTCGCCGAGCCGCTGCCGTCCGGCCCGATCCGCCAGCAGCAGCCGCCCCAGCAGCGACCGCCGCAGCCCCGCCCGGCGCAGGCGCGGTCCGGGCCGCCGCGCACGCCACCCGGCCGCAAGCCCGCCGCGGCGAGTGGGAAGAAGGACGCACGGTCGATCGTGCTGACCGTGCTCGCGATCATCGGCGCCGCCCTGGTCGGCATCCTGGTGGCGAGCCTGCTGACCAGCAACAACACGCCCAAGGCGTCGGGCAAGACCACGACAGCGGTCCAGCCGACCACCACCAAGGCCGCCACGACGACGAAGACCACGACCGCTGAGCCGACCACGACGACTACCACCACCACCACCACGACCGATGGCAAGCCGACCGACGCGGAGTTCCACCAGGCGCTGCGGGACTACTACGCACGCCTGCCGGGGGACGCCGACGGCGCGTGGGCGATGCTGACCGAGCGGGCGCAGCGCAAGTCCGGTGGGTACGAGGCGTTCAAGAAGTTCTGGGCCTCTCTGAACGAGGTCGAACTCCAGCAGGTCGGGGGCAAGGACAACCACCTCGAGGGCAATGTCCGGTTCACCAAGGACGGCAAGTCGGTGACCGAGCGCTACACGTGGACGATGGTCGAGGCCGACGGCGTGATCAAGATCGACAACTTCGACCGGCGCGGCCGGGTCGAAGGCGACAACGGCTGA
- a CDS encoding LysR family transcriptional regulator, protein MLDVRRMQVLRAVVTSGSVTAAATNLGYTPSAISQQVAALEKQAGITLLERVGRGVRPTAAGRLLTEHAAVISKNLAEAETALADLRAGRTGRLGIRYFATAGAALVPPALAALRRDHPGIQVDLKLVDPEDPIPEVESGRADIALVVHPRQGPLRGGVRLIHLLDDPYRAVLPRGHRLAAKRVLDLADLADEPWVGNEWPGGLCLRVMLEACAAAGFSPNFVVESEDYATAQGFVAAGLGVSVIPEMGLGSRHPGVVVRKLRHPEPTRVIHAAVRESSLGQPALVDLIEAFRAAAAARK, encoded by the coding sequence ATGCTTGACGTGCGTCGGATGCAGGTGCTGCGCGCGGTCGTCACCAGCGGCTCGGTGACCGCGGCGGCCACGAACCTGGGCTACACGCCCTCAGCGATCAGCCAGCAGGTGGCCGCGCTGGAGAAGCAGGCGGGTATCACCCTGCTCGAACGCGTCGGCCGCGGCGTGCGGCCCACCGCGGCGGGCAGGCTGCTCACCGAGCATGCCGCCGTGATCAGCAAGAACCTCGCCGAGGCCGAGACCGCGCTGGCCGACCTGCGCGCCGGCCGCACCGGCAGGCTCGGCATCCGCTACTTCGCCACCGCGGGCGCCGCCCTGGTCCCGCCCGCCCTGGCCGCCCTGCGCCGGGACCACCCGGGCATCCAGGTCGACCTCAAGCTCGTCGATCCCGAGGACCCGATCCCCGAGGTCGAGTCCGGCCGCGCCGACATCGCGCTGGTCGTGCATCCCCGGCAGGGCCCGCTACGCGGCGGCGTACGGCTCATCCACCTGCTCGACGACCCGTACCGCGCCGTCCTCCCGCGCGGGCACCGGCTGGCCGCCAAACGCGTCCTCGACCTCGCCGACCTCGCCGACGAGCCCTGGGTCGGCAACGAGTGGCCGGGTGGACTCTGCCTGCGGGTGATGCTCGAAGCCTGCGCGGCGGCCGGGTTCAGCCCGAACTTCGTGGTCGAGAGCGAGGACTACGCCACCGCGCAGGGATTCGTGGCCGCCGGACTCGGGGTCAGCGTGATCCCGGAGATGGGCCTGGGCAGCAGGCACCCCGGCGTCGTCGTGCGCAAGCTGCGCCACCCGGAGCCGACCAGGGTGATCCACGCCGCGGTGCGGGAGTCATCGTTGGGCCAACCGGCCTTGGTCGACCTGATCGAGGCGTTCCGGGCCGCCGCCGCGGCCCGGAAGTAG
- a CDS encoding DMT family transporter — MISGGRATLVRMGLLALLWGSSFLWIKLALTGLSPLQIAVTRCALGAIVVIVLCYSSRNTLPRDRAVWGHLVFAAFFGNALPFVLFAVGEKTVDTGVAGVLNATTPLWALLLGIIIGTDRDLPLMRVGGLLLGFGGTLLIFAPWEKAGVASWDALAILAAAVSYAVSYAYIGRKLSGRGTAPIALSAAQLITATGLTAVAMPVGGLQPVHLNLTAVIAVIILGVFGTGFAFALNYRLIADEGATQATTVGYLLPVVSVLLGAVALGEEITFRIVAGMIVVLIGVGMTRWQRKQRTVPIEAEVALPAKV; from the coding sequence GTGATCAGCGGCGGACGGGCCACGTTGGTGCGGATGGGCCTGTTGGCCTTGCTGTGGGGGTCCAGTTTCCTGTGGATCAAATTGGCCCTGACCGGGCTGTCCCCCTTGCAGATCGCGGTGACCCGCTGCGCGCTCGGCGCGATCGTGGTCATCGTCCTGTGCTACTCCTCCCGCAACACCCTGCCGCGCGACCGGGCCGTGTGGGGACATCTGGTGTTCGCGGCGTTCTTCGGCAACGCGCTGCCGTTCGTGCTGTTCGCGGTGGGCGAGAAGACCGTCGACACCGGAGTCGCGGGCGTGCTGAACGCCACCACCCCGCTGTGGGCCCTGCTGCTGGGCATCATCATCGGCACCGACCGCGACCTGCCCCTGATGCGGGTCGGCGGGCTGCTACTGGGTTTCGGCGGCACCCTGCTGATCTTCGCGCCGTGGGAGAAGGCGGGTGTGGCCAGCTGGGACGCCCTGGCGATCCTCGCCGCGGCCGTCAGCTACGCGGTGAGCTACGCCTACATCGGCCGCAAGCTCTCCGGCCGCGGCACCGCACCGATCGCGCTGTCGGCGGCGCAGCTGATCACCGCCACCGGCCTGACGGCGGTCGCGATGCCGGTCGGCGGCCTGCAGCCGGTGCACCTGAACCTGACCGCCGTCATCGCGGTGATCATCCTGGGCGTCTTCGGCACCGGCTTCGCCTTCGCGCTGAACTACCGGCTGATCGCCGACGAGGGCGCGACCCAGGCGACCACGGTCGGCTATCTGCTCCCGGTGGTCTCAGTCCTGCTCGGCGCGGTGGCCCTGGGCGAGGAGATCACGTTCCGGATCGTCGCGGGCATGATCGTGGTGCTGATCGGCGTCGGGATGACCCGCTGGCAGCGCAAGCAGCGGACAGTGCCCATTGAGGCCGAGGTCGCGCTGCCCGCGAAGGTCTGA
- a CDS encoding response regulator transcription factor, with protein MTDDTPATGSKRPVRVYLVDDHSMFRAGVRAELDTITDDIEVVGEAGTVGEAVAGIGHLNPDVVLLDVHMPDGGGAEVLRQARKSHPEVVFLALSVSDAAEDVIAVIRAGARGYVTKTISSQELATAVVRVSEGDAVFSPRLAGFVLDAFADRPGAAPISDPELDLLTPRERDVLRLLARGYAYKEIAAELFISVKTVETHVSSVLRKTQLSNRYELSRWASDRRLV; from the coding sequence ATGACCGACGACACCCCAGCGACCGGATCCAAGCGCCCCGTGCGGGTCTACCTGGTCGATGACCACAGCATGTTCCGCGCGGGCGTGCGCGCCGAGCTGGACACGATCACCGACGACATCGAGGTCGTCGGCGAGGCGGGCACGGTCGGCGAGGCGGTCGCGGGCATCGGCCACCTCAACCCCGACGTCGTGCTGCTCGACGTGCACATGCCCGACGGCGGCGGCGCCGAGGTGCTGCGCCAGGCCCGCAAGTCGCACCCGGAGGTCGTCTTCCTGGCCCTGTCGGTGTCCGACGCCGCGGAGGACGTCATCGCCGTCATCCGCGCGGGCGCCCGCGGCTACGTCACCAAGACGATCTCCAGCCAGGAACTCGCCACGGCCGTCGTCCGGGTGTCCGAAGGCGACGCGGTCTTCTCCCCGCGCCTGGCCGGTTTCGTGCTCGATGCCTTCGCCGACCGGCCGGGCGCCGCGCCGATCAGCGACCCGGAGCTCGACCTGCTGACGCCCCGCGAGCGTGACGTGCTGCGCCTGCTCGCCCGCGGCTACGCCTACAAGGAGATCGCCGCGGAGCTGTTCATCTCGGTGAAGACCGTGGAGACCCACGTGTCCAGCGTCCTGCGCAAGACCCAGCTGTCCAACCGCTACGAACTGTCCCGCTGGGCCTCGGACCGCCGCTTAGTTTGA
- a CDS encoding PspC domain-containing protein: MLGVEATLEERPVVDAEQQRSGTTEVVVPGQTRLYRRRSGRAVAGVAGGLADHLEVDVLWVRIAFSLLAALGGAGVMAYGLLWIFAPQQPADDAQKSMSTKERQQAFGLIALGAGLTVGAGTVSGALNGWVAGGLGVALVGAAVVWREADQSQRRKVKGALLGGGGGRAAVLRVLTGAVLVITGIVVFLLRSIGLDQVQFALLAVVATLVGVAVLTVPWWLRLVRDLGEERRARIRTEERAEIAAHLHDSVLQTLALIQKQAEAPREVLRLARGQERQLRSWLYGPSGYGRAAADGMTRGTLSDAVARAAGEVEDTFAIKVQHVVVGDCEIDERLVASVMAAREAMVNAAKHAGVAEVSVYAEVEEDTVTIFVRDRGKGFDPDAVPDDRHGLADSIRGRMERNGGEIRLRTAPDEGTEVQLHMPRAKVTT; the protein is encoded by the coding sequence ATTCTTGGTGTGGAAGCAACGCTGGAAGAGAGGCCGGTGGTCGACGCGGAGCAGCAGCGGTCGGGCACGACCGAGGTGGTGGTACCGGGGCAGACCCGGCTGTACCGCCGCCGGTCCGGCCGTGCCGTCGCGGGCGTCGCGGGTGGCCTGGCCGACCATCTAGAGGTCGACGTCCTCTGGGTGCGCATCGCGTTCTCGCTGCTCGCCGCCCTCGGTGGGGCCGGGGTGATGGCCTACGGCCTGCTGTGGATCTTCGCGCCGCAGCAGCCCGCTGACGACGCCCAGAAGTCGATGTCGACCAAGGAGCGCCAGCAGGCGTTCGGGCTGATCGCGCTCGGCGCCGGGCTCACCGTCGGCGCGGGCACGGTGTCCGGGGCGCTCAACGGCTGGGTGGCAGGCGGGCTGGGCGTGGCGCTGGTCGGCGCCGCGGTGGTGTGGCGCGAGGCCGACCAATCCCAGCGGCGCAAGGTCAAGGGCGCCCTGCTCGGCGGTGGGGGCGGCCGGGCCGCGGTGCTGCGCGTGCTCACCGGAGCCGTGCTGGTGATCACCGGCATCGTGGTCTTCCTGCTGCGCAGCATCGGGCTCGACCAGGTGCAGTTCGCCCTGCTCGCCGTGGTGGCCACACTCGTCGGCGTCGCGGTGCTGACCGTCCCATGGTGGCTGCGGCTGGTCCGCGACCTCGGCGAGGAGCGCCGGGCGCGCATCCGCACCGAGGAACGCGCCGAGATCGCCGCCCACCTGCACGACTCGGTGCTGCAGACGCTGGCGCTGATCCAGAAGCAGGCCGAGGCGCCGCGCGAGGTGCTGCGGCTGGCCCGCGGCCAGGAGCGGCAGCTGCGCAGCTGGCTCTACGGGCCGTCCGGCTACGGCCGCGCGGCGGCCGACGGCATGACCCGCGGCACGCTGTCCGACGCCGTCGCGCGGGCCGCGGGCGAGGTGGAGGACACCTTCGCCATCAAGGTCCAGCACGTGGTGGTCGGTGACTGCGAGATCGACGAACGCCTGGTCGCCAGTGTCATGGCCGCCAGGGAGGCGATGGTCAACGCCGCCAAGCACGCGGGCGTGGCCGAGGTGTCGGTCTACGCCGAGGTCGAAGAGGACACCGTGACGATCTTCGTACGCGACCGGGGCAAGGGCTTCGACCCCGACGCCGTCCCCGACGACCGGCATGGCCTCGCCGACTCGATCCGGGGGAGGATGGAGCGCAACGGTGGCGAGATCCGGCTGCGCACCGCACCGGACGAGGGCACCGAGGTCCAGCTCCACATGCCGCGTGCGAAGGTGACCACATGA